In Methanosarcina siciliae T4/M, one genomic interval encodes:
- the glmS gene encoding glutamine--fructose-6-phosphate transaminase (isomerizing) — translation MCGIVGYAGRNAAAPVIIESLKKLEYRGYDSAGITVLGKEIETYKAVGKIVNLEAEIPKNLGGSVGIGHTRWATHGRPSTKNAHPHNSGGNPGKISLVHNGIIENYMALKEQLTGEGYVFNSETDTEVVAHLLHKHIYGKPDGKEAKCELLVGLRESLKEIEGSYALAILSADEPGKLVLARKDSPLVIGLGKGENFAASDVTAFLSHTRDVVFVNDFETAVLSPAGVEIFDREGKPREKKIEKIEWDFEAAEKAGYEHFMLKEIHEQVTAIHNTLAGKVSELEGDIYLKELNLSEDEIRELVRVQILACGTSWHAGLLGKYLFEQLAGIHCDIDICSEYRYRNPVMNEGTLAIAITQSGETADTLAAVREIMSYNCPTLAITNVVGSTITREANSVLYTRAGPEIGVAATKTFTTQLTLLYLLAVKFALVRDRLSPDYVKSFITDLRKVPGQIQQILNQKEIIKECADGFARSKSYFFLGRHLNYPIALEGALKLKEISYVHAEGFAAGELKHGPIALLDEGTPVVAIATRGHTYEKMLSNIKEVKARDAFVIAVADNKDTEITKYVDVVLRVPQSDELLSPLLSIVVLQLLAYYTALARNCSIDKPRNLAKSVTVE, via the coding sequence ATGTGTGGAATTGTCGGATATGCAGGGCGAAATGCTGCTGCACCGGTCATTATAGAGTCCCTGAAAAAACTTGAATATAGAGGATACGACTCCGCAGGGATTACCGTTCTTGGTAAAGAAATTGAAACTTACAAGGCAGTCGGGAAAATCGTAAATCTCGAAGCCGAAATTCCGAAGAACCTCGGAGGAAGCGTAGGAATAGGACACACACGCTGGGCAACCCACGGCCGTCCAAGCACGAAAAATGCCCACCCTCATAACTCAGGAGGTAACCCGGGAAAAATTTCGCTGGTACATAACGGGATTATAGAAAATTACATGGCACTGAAAGAACAGCTCACCGGAGAAGGCTATGTCTTCAACTCCGAAACCGACACCGAAGTGGTCGCACACCTCCTCCACAAACACATCTATGGAAAACCGGATGGAAAAGAAGCTAAATGCGAACTCCTTGTCGGACTCAGAGAATCCTTAAAAGAGATTGAAGGGTCCTATGCCCTTGCAATCCTCTCTGCTGATGAACCCGGGAAACTCGTGCTCGCCCGCAAGGACAGCCCTCTCGTCATCGGGCTTGGGAAAGGGGAAAACTTTGCTGCATCCGATGTAACTGCTTTTCTGAGCCACACCAGAGATGTTGTCTTCGTAAACGACTTTGAGACGGCAGTCCTGAGTCCTGCAGGCGTGGAGATCTTTGACAGGGAAGGAAAACCCAGGGAAAAGAAGATCGAAAAGATAGAATGGGACTTTGAGGCTGCGGAAAAAGCAGGTTACGAACATTTCATGCTGAAAGAGATTCACGAACAGGTCACTGCAATTCATAACACCCTGGCAGGCAAAGTCTCTGAACTGGAAGGAGATATTTACTTAAAAGAACTGAACCTCAGTGAGGACGAAATCAGGGAACTTGTAAGGGTTCAGATTCTCGCCTGCGGAACCTCCTGGCACGCAGGCCTGCTCGGGAAATACCTGTTTGAACAGCTTGCAGGAATTCACTGCGACATTGACATCTGCTCTGAATACAGGTACAGAAATCCTGTTATGAATGAAGGGACCCTTGCCATTGCGATTACTCAATCAGGAGAAACTGCCGATACCCTTGCAGCCGTGCGGGAGATTATGTCTTACAATTGCCCTACACTTGCGATTACAAATGTTGTGGGAAGCACGATTACAAGGGAAGCAAACAGTGTGCTCTATACACGTGCAGGGCCCGAAATCGGAGTTGCTGCCACAAAGACCTTCACCACCCAGCTTACCCTTCTATATCTCCTCGCCGTAAAATTCGCTCTTGTAAGGGACAGGCTTAGTCCGGATTATGTAAAAAGTTTCATTACGGACCTCAGGAAAGTCCCCGGACAGATCCAGCAGATCCTAAACCAGAAGGAAATAATAAAGGAATGTGCCGATGGCTTTGCTCGCTCAAAAAGCTACTTCTTCCTTGGCAGGCATCTTAACTATCCCATAGCTCTAGAAGGAGCCCTGAAACTCAAAGAAATTTCCTACGTGCATGCCGAAGGCTTCGCTGCAGGAGAACTGAAACACGGTCCGATTGCCCTGCTTGATGAGGGAACCCCGGTAGTTGCGATTGCCACCAGAGGGCATACTTATGAAAAGATGCTCAGCAACATAAAGGAAGTAAAAGCCAGGGATGCTTTTGTAATAGCAGTTGCCGACAACAAGGACACAGAGATCACGAAGTATGTAGATGTTGTCCTCAGAGTACCCCAGAGCGACGAACTGCTGTCTCCCCTGCTGAGTATTGTCGTACTTCAGCTGCTTGCCTATTATACGGCTCTTGCCAGGAACTGCTCCATTGACAAACCCCGCAACCTTGCAAAGAGTGTTACTGTCGAATGA
- a CDS encoding RPA family protein, producing the protein MAGFFREVSRRVFAQELKDSNLTSRDETDQYAPQYLLTPTGTKVNRIFIVGTLIEKEDIGTDSEYWRGRVSDPTGSFLVYAGQYQPEAAQFLEECELPAFVAVIGKTSTYTTDDGNVLTSIRPESIQQVDELTRNLWVLDTAKQTLERIKAVEAQEDPNSKLAREHYSTDIAIYCEMVKKALESLKDNF; encoded by the coding sequence ATGGCAGGCTTCTTTAGAGAAGTGTCGCGCAGGGTTTTCGCCCAGGAATTAAAAGACTCAAACCTCACATCCCGGGATGAAACCGACCAGTATGCTCCTCAGTATCTCCTTACACCTACGGGAACGAAGGTGAACCGTATTTTCATTGTGGGAACTCTTATCGAAAAGGAGGATATAGGTACCGACTCCGAGTACTGGAGAGGCAGGGTTTCCGACCCTACAGGTTCCTTCCTTGTTTATGCAGGGCAGTACCAGCCCGAAGCCGCACAGTTCCTTGAGGAGTGCGAACTGCCTGCTTTCGTAGCGGTCATTGGCAAAACCAGCACCTATACCACAGACGACGGAAATGTCCTGACCTCTATCCGTCCGGAATCTATCCAGCAGGTGGATGAACTGACAAGAAATCTGTGGGTGCTCGATACTGCAAAGCAGACTCTTGAGAGAATAAAGGCAGTTGAGGCACAGGAAGACCCTAACTCAAAGCTTGCAAGGGAGCACTACTCTACCGATATTGCGATTTACTGTGAAATGGTGAAAAAAGCTCTTGAGTCCCTTAAAGATAATTTCTGA
- a CDS encoding cation:proton antiporter domain-containing protein: protein MLDPILLLGLVVAVLVMSLVAQALSFYFRIPFIIFLLIEGIIAGPEVLNLVNPALYVDGLSTIVAISVSVIVFDGGLHIDLKHIRMVQESVLKLTTIGVFVTFLGTTVLTSCLIGLPLELAALFGALVTATGPTVITPIVRNIQVSHKLGKILELEGVLNDAASVILAAMVFEWVAAELSGTDAVVFILYRLGIGIALGSLSGFALRWFFTRGKAISNRTARLVSLTAVFSCFVLSEYLGNESGILAVAIFGIILGTSEFPYKDTIKEFKSDIVIVMLSLIFILLAAMIKFEYILRIGASGIALVMLLIFVIRPFAVFVSMWNSQIGTNEKLFISFVGPRGVVPTAVATYFAIKLDSMGIPGGQTLVGLVFLTVIITVFMSGSLSKKVAEVLEVIPMEILIIGGGKVGRILAERFDKRGENVVVVDISEDNCKKCMELGIRTVQGDAGDVNVLKKAGIENAKYVVATTNQDNTNLLFCQLAKASFGFRGDQLVARVNEIENLQAFWNLGIRSMSPAMTTAVVLDNMIGRPHLFSMCEVGGEGDMMEVKVTNPRVIGQAIKDIQFPEKSLLVMVQRGSDSIIAHGNLVLEYEDIVTVIGEGDAAKQTASILHK from the coding sequence ATGCTTGATCCAATACTCCTACTAGGGCTCGTGGTTGCCGTGCTTGTAATGTCTCTTGTCGCACAGGCACTTAGCTTCTATTTCCGGATTCCTTTTATCATTTTCCTGTTGATCGAAGGAATCATCGCAGGGCCCGAGGTCCTTAACCTGGTGAACCCGGCCCTATATGTCGACGGGCTGAGCACTATCGTGGCAATCTCGGTATCCGTTATTGTTTTTGACGGCGGGCTCCATATCGACCTGAAGCACATAAGGATGGTTCAGGAAAGTGTCCTGAAGCTGACAACAATAGGGGTCTTTGTGACTTTTCTTGGCACCACGGTTCTGACCAGCTGCCTGATAGGGCTCCCACTCGAACTAGCTGCCCTTTTCGGAGCCCTTGTAACGGCAACGGGCCCGACAGTGATAACCCCAATTGTGAGAAATATCCAGGTCAGCCACAAGCTTGGCAAGATCCTGGAGCTTGAGGGGGTCCTGAATGATGCTGCCAGTGTGATCCTTGCGGCCATGGTCTTCGAATGGGTAGCAGCAGAACTTTCCGGGACTGATGCTGTAGTCTTTATCCTTTACAGGCTGGGGATCGGAATTGCACTGGGGTCCTTGAGTGGGTTTGCTCTCCGCTGGTTTTTTACACGGGGAAAGGCGATCAGCAATCGGACTGCAAGGCTGGTCTCCCTTACCGCGGTATTTTCCTGCTTCGTCCTTTCGGAATACCTGGGCAACGAGTCCGGAATTCTGGCGGTAGCCATCTTCGGGATCATCCTCGGAACTTCGGAATTCCCTTATAAGGATACTATCAAGGAATTCAAGAGCGACATTGTGATTGTTATGCTTTCCCTGATTTTTATCCTGCTTGCTGCAATGATTAAATTCGAATATATTCTGAGAATAGGGGCAAGCGGAATAGCCCTTGTAATGCTTCTCATATTCGTGATCCGTCCTTTTGCAGTCTTTGTTTCTATGTGGAACTCGCAGATCGGCACGAATGAGAAACTTTTTATTTCCTTTGTCGGGCCCAGGGGCGTTGTGCCGACTGCGGTTGCGACCTATTTTGCAATCAAGCTTGATTCAATGGGCATTCCCGGAGGACAGACCCTCGTGGGGCTTGTCTTCCTTACGGTTATTATCACGGTCTTCATGAGTGGCAGCCTGTCAAAAAAAGTGGCAGAGGTGCTGGAGGTAATCCCTATGGAAATCCTTATTATTGGTGGAGGAAAGGTAGGCAGGATTCTTGCCGAACGTTTTGACAAAAGAGGAGAAAATGTAGTTGTTGTGGATATTTCCGAGGACAACTGCAAGAAATGCATGGAACTCGGAATCCGTACTGTCCAGGGAGATGCTGGAGACGTGAATGTCCTGAAAAAGGCAGGAATAGAGAATGCCAAATATGTGGTTGCTACAACTAATCAGGATAATACGAACCTTCTCTTCTGCCAGCTCGCTAAAGCTTCTTTCGGATTCAGGGGTGACCAGCTGGTAGCCAGGGTAAACGAAATCGAAAACCTGCAGGCTTTCTGGAACCTGGGGATCCGCTCCATGAGCCCGGCCATGACCACTGCAGTTGTGCTGGACAACATGATCGGAAGACCCCATCTTTTCTCAATGTGTGAGGTGGGAGGTGAAGGGGATATGATGGAAGTCAAGGTTACGAACCCCAGGGTGATCGGGCAAGCCATCAAGGATATCCAGTTCCCTGAAAAGAGCCTTCTGGTTATGGTTCAGCGGGGAAGTGATTCTATTATCGCCCATGGAAACCTCGTGCTTGAATATGAAGATATCGTAACCGTTATCGGAGAAGGAGATGCAGCCAAGCAGACCGCGTCCATACTTCACAAATAA
- a CDS encoding replication protein A, with amino-acid sequence MKQIAESIRDRFMKLGIDVPVEDIESRLDELITKFKVPSNEAQRSVINYFLKKYSIPKNEFYVRQAEPQLTKIVDITENGQWANLKAKVVQLWENTHESISQVGLLGDETGIIKFTIWKNAELPPLEQGESYLLRSVVVGEYNGRFQVQFNKNSSVEKLSDPVEVGGGDFTPAAREAELRNIVDLVGNQWATVRGKVVQLWENSHESIEQAGLIGDETGVIKFTNWASSELPDMEEGKSYMLKNVVVNEWNGKIQIQLNKSSSIEILDEDIEVGTSSFTYFGAMIDIQTGSGLIKRCPECKRALVKGACAEHGKVKGEYDLRIKAVLDSGTSTQDALINRELTEELAGISLDSAIAMAADALDPGVVLDKLKHELVGRYYTVSGHRLDRYILVESITPRTSLDRELLNEMFAELGVE; translated from the coding sequence ATGAAACAGATTGCAGAATCCATTAGAGACCGGTTTATGAAACTTGGCATCGATGTGCCTGTTGAGGACATCGAAAGCAGGCTTGACGAGTTGATCACGAAGTTCAAAGTGCCTTCAAACGAGGCACAGCGCAGCGTAATAAACTATTTTTTGAAGAAATATTCCATTCCTAAAAATGAGTTTTATGTCCGGCAGGCTGAACCCCAGCTCACTAAAATTGTGGATATTACTGAGAACGGACAGTGGGCAAATCTTAAGGCAAAGGTTGTTCAGCTCTGGGAAAATACCCATGAATCCATCTCCCAGGTTGGGCTCCTCGGAGATGAGACCGGGATCATAAAGTTTACCATCTGGAAAAATGCCGAACTTCCTCCTCTTGAACAGGGAGAGAGCTACCTTCTCCGGAGCGTTGTTGTAGGAGAATACAACGGTAGATTCCAGGTCCAGTTTAATAAAAACAGTTCCGTAGAGAAGCTTTCCGATCCCGTTGAAGTAGGGGGAGGCGATTTCACTCCCGCAGCAAGAGAAGCCGAACTCCGGAATATTGTCGACCTGGTGGGGAACCAGTGGGCTACAGTAAGAGGAAAAGTGGTCCAGCTCTGGGAAAATTCCCATGAGTCAATCGAACAGGCAGGGCTTATAGGAGACGAAACCGGTGTTATTAAATTCACCAACTGGGCAAGCTCCGAACTTCCTGATATGGAGGAAGGCAAAAGTTACATGCTTAAAAATGTGGTCGTTAACGAGTGGAACGGCAAGATCCAGATCCAGCTTAATAAATCAAGTTCCATAGAAATACTCGATGAAGATATCGAGGTGGGGACTTCCTCTTTTACATATTTCGGGGCAATGATTGACATTCAGACCGGGTCAGGGCTTATAAAGCGGTGCCCTGAATGCAAAAGGGCCCTGGTTAAAGGTGCTTGTGCAGAGCATGGAAAGGTCAAAGGAGAATATGACCTCAGGATAAAGGCAGTCCTTGATTCCGGAACTTCCACACAGGATGCCCTGATTAACCGGGAGCTCACCGAAGAGCTTGCAGGAATCTCTCTTGATAGCGCCATTGCAATGGCTGCGGATGCCCTTGACCCCGGGGTTGTGCTGGATAAATTGAAACATGAGCTTGTCGGCAGGTATTACACAGTCAGTGGGCACAGGCTTGACCGCTATATCCTTGTGGAATCGATCACTCCGAGGACTTCTCTGGACAGGGAACTACTTAATGAAATGTTTGCTGAACTGGGGGTGGAGTAA
- the glmM gene encoding phosphoglucosamine mutase, whose product MKLFGSSGIRGIVNKEVTPELALQIGLVLGSRKKTAVIGRDPRVSAPMIEHALVAGLTAAGCDVTKVGMVTTPTLAYAAREYECGVMVTASHNPSEYVGIKLWNPDGMAFDSAQQEEIEDAIENGNFLRVTWDLIGNVAEDENAIRSHIDLIERLVGNSKLRVVLDCGCGAGSTITPYLLQELGCQVITLNSQPDGHFPARNPEPNDQNLSLLKKAVVAFEADLGIAHDGDADRMMAVDEKGNFISGDELLAIFGRFECGGEKEAVVVPVDTSMMVDDYLEGSEIIRTRVGDVYVAEGIKQYGAIYGGEPSGSWIFPRISYCPDGIYAAAKLVEIVRKKKLSELRAELPVYATKRGALPCANEKKAELMEKVKTKLEPLGKVLDIDGIRVELENGWVLVRPSGTETKVRITAEARENVDEIYGMAEKIVKEALK is encoded by the coding sequence ATGAAACTCTTCGGATCTTCAGGAATTAGAGGCATAGTCAATAAAGAAGTTACACCCGAACTTGCACTACAGATAGGGCTTGTTCTGGGAAGCCGAAAAAAGACCGCGGTTATCGGGAGGGACCCCAGAGTTTCGGCGCCTATGATAGAGCACGCCCTGGTTGCCGGGCTGACTGCAGCAGGCTGTGATGTTACAAAGGTGGGAATGGTAACCACCCCTACCCTGGCATACGCAGCCAGAGAATATGAGTGCGGAGTAATGGTTACGGCTTCACACAACCCCTCAGAGTATGTGGGGATAAAGTTGTGGAACCCTGACGGCATGGCTTTTGATTCGGCCCAGCAGGAAGAAATTGAGGATGCTATCGAAAACGGAAATTTTTTGCGAGTTACCTGGGACCTCATTGGAAATGTTGCCGAGGACGAAAACGCCATTCGGAGCCACATAGATCTGATCGAGAGGCTCGTAGGGAATTCAAAACTGCGCGTAGTTCTTGACTGCGGATGCGGAGCCGGAAGTACAATCACTCCATATCTCCTGCAGGAACTCGGCTGCCAGGTAATAACCCTGAACTCCCAGCCTGACGGGCACTTCCCTGCAAGGAACCCCGAACCTAACGACCAGAACCTTTCCCTGCTCAAAAAAGCCGTTGTGGCGTTCGAAGCCGACCTCGGAATAGCCCATGATGGGGACGCGGACAGGATGATGGCAGTCGACGAAAAAGGCAACTTCATCTCCGGAGATGAACTGCTCGCAATCTTCGGGCGTTTTGAGTGCGGAGGCGAAAAAGAAGCTGTAGTCGTGCCTGTGGACACCTCTATGATGGTTGACGATTATCTTGAAGGTTCGGAAATCATAAGGACCAGGGTTGGGGATGTTTACGTTGCAGAGGGCATAAAGCAGTATGGGGCCATCTACGGCGGAGAGCCATCAGGAAGCTGGATTTTCCCCAGGATTTCCTACTGCCCTGACGGGATCTATGCTGCTGCGAAGCTTGTTGAGATTGTCAGGAAAAAGAAATTAAGCGAACTCAGGGCAGAACTTCCTGTCTATGCCACAAAAAGGGGAGCTCTTCCGTGTGCAAACGAAAAGAAAGCCGAGTTAATGGAAAAGGTAAAAACAAAGCTTGAACCCCTCGGAAAAGTCCTTGATATTGACGGCATCCGCGTGGAACTCGAAAACGGCTGGGTGCTTGTCCGCCCCTCGGGAACGGAAACAAAGGTCAGGATTACGGCAGAAGCCCGGGAAAACGTAGACGAAATCTATGGGATGGCAGAGAAAATCGTAAAGGAGGCACTTAAATGA
- a CDS encoding metallophosphoesterase, with amino-acid sequence MKLIAISDTHLKTGEVPPQLQNILKDCDLIVHAGDFSTVEAYQAFNASGKLKAVAGNADTFELRQLLPEKLKFDVEGIRIGVVHEGGLSVIDTTAQGYLAREMGVDVLIFGHLHRPLIEKKEVILVCPGSPTKPRMSKPSAVELIIEKGSIKGRILTLEGDSCEYIRFQDALKKQKEEENRK; translated from the coding sequence ATGAAGCTGATCGCAATTTCCGATACCCACCTCAAGACCGGCGAAGTCCCCCCTCAACTTCAAAATATCCTCAAGGACTGCGACCTGATCGTCCATGCAGGGGACTTCAGTACTGTAGAAGCATATCAGGCGTTCAATGCAAGTGGCAAGCTGAAAGCCGTTGCCGGAAATGCCGATACCTTCGAACTCCGACAGCTCCTTCCCGAAAAGCTGAAATTTGATGTTGAAGGGATCAGAATAGGGGTGGTGCATGAAGGAGGGCTGTCCGTGATAGATACAACTGCTCAGGGTTACCTTGCCAGGGAAATGGGAGTGGATGTCCTGATTTTCGGACATCTTCATCGCCCTTTGATTGAGAAAAAAGAGGTCATACTTGTCTGCCCGGGTTCCCCGACAAAACCCAGGATGTCAAAACCGAGTGCTGTGGAACTGATAATTGAAAAAGGAAGTATTAAAGGTCGGATTCTTACCCTTGAAGGAGATAGCTGTGAATATATCAGGTTTCAGGATGCCCTGAAAAAACAAAAAGAGGAAGAGAACAGGAAATAA
- a CDS encoding DUF7839 domain-containing protein, protein MIKILQTKSGVTKFQVLIEIAAHQPNVRQKEIAAKIGITPQAVSEYIKELVNDGLIVTEGRVRYRITKEGVEWVLENAAEMKQYARFVMEDIISHVSTWTAITKEDLKEGQQVYLKMENGLLYVSSTEKTGASGTVISNAAEGEDVGVTTLKGLIDLENATITICKVPRVERGGSRKVDLDRLKALAGSKPYIAAIGVESLIALRKIGISPNVMFGTNESVIEAAYHGLSSLVVSVDEQVSALLSRLETENLEYELVDLTVE, encoded by the coding sequence ATGATTAAGATCCTCCAGACCAAGAGCGGCGTCACCAAATTTCAGGTCCTTATTGAGATTGCTGCCCACCAGCCCAATGTCAGGCAAAAGGAGATTGCCGCAAAGATAGGAATAACCCCTCAGGCTGTTTCCGAATACATCAAGGAGCTTGTAAACGACGGGCTCATTGTAACCGAGGGCCGCGTCCGGTACAGGATTACAAAAGAGGGCGTGGAATGGGTCCTTGAAAACGCTGCTGAAATGAAACAGTACGCCCGCTTTGTCATGGAGGACATCATCAGCCATGTCTCTACCTGGACAGCCATCACAAAAGAGGACCTCAAAGAAGGCCAGCAGGTTTACTTGAAAATGGAAAACGGACTTCTCTATGTAAGCAGCACGGAAAAAACAGGAGCTTCAGGCACTGTCATATCCAATGCAGCCGAGGGAGAAGATGTGGGAGTAACAACCCTCAAAGGTCTCATAGACCTGGAAAATGCTACCATCACAATCTGCAAGGTTCCCAGAGTCGAACGCGGTGGATCAAGAAAAGTTGACCTCGACCGCCTGAAAGCACTGGCAGGCTCAAAACCCTATATAGCAGCAATCGGGGTGGAATCGTTAATTGCCCTTCGCAAGATCGGCATAAGTCCCAATGTCATGTTCGGTACAAACGAATCCGTAATCGAAGCTGCATACCACGGTCTTTCATCCCTGGTCGTGTCGGTGGACGAACAGGTCTCTGCGCTCCTGAGCAGGTTAGAAACCGAGAACCTTGAATACGAACTTGTTGACCTGACAGTCGAATAA
- the glmU gene encoding bifunctional sugar-1-phosphate nucleotidylyltransferase/acetyltransferase: protein MKAIILAAGEGLRCRPLTLTRSKVMLPVANRPILEHVISSLEKNGIKEIILIVGYEKERIMNYFEDGLNFGVNITYVEQKAQLGTAHAIEQAKKQISPEDSEFLVLNGDNLVESKTIADLLNNYEGDASLLTVRMEETAGYGVVLKENKRVTRILEKRPGDLSHIVNTGIYIFTPQVFETIEKTPISENGEYAITDTLQLMIDEGKVVTSIPTESKWLDAVHAWDLLKANSTVLNSSRNLKQEGEIEEGVIIRGKVAIGKNSRIRAGTYIVGPVVIGENCDIGPNVVILPSTTIGDNVSIRSFTEIQNSIIMNDCRISSHGQISNCIIGSNNTLGPGFTAEEKENLEININCKIHTAPKLGTILGDDNRIGDRVLVKAGVMIAVNCQVESGNTIYRDLPRDSVVL, encoded by the coding sequence ATGAAAGCTATTATCCTTGCAGCAGGGGAAGGACTGCGCTGCAGGCCTCTTACGCTTACTCGTTCCAAAGTAATGCTTCCTGTGGCCAACAGACCCATTCTGGAACACGTCATATCTTCGCTTGAGAAAAATGGAATAAAAGAGATCATCCTTATTGTTGGATATGAAAAAGAACGCATAATGAACTATTTTGAAGACGGGCTGAATTTCGGGGTCAATATAACATATGTTGAGCAAAAAGCCCAGCTTGGGACAGCACATGCAATTGAACAGGCAAAAAAACAAATAAGTCCCGAAGATTCCGAATTCCTCGTCCTTAACGGAGACAACCTGGTAGAATCTAAAACCATTGCAGATCTTCTTAACAACTATGAGGGAGATGCAAGCCTTTTAACCGTGAGAATGGAGGAAACAGCAGGGTATGGAGTAGTATTGAAAGAAAATAAACGAGTTACCCGAATTCTGGAAAAAAGGCCCGGGGACCTGAGCCATATCGTAAATACGGGAATTTATATTTTTACTCCGCAGGTCTTTGAAACAATAGAAAAAACTCCGATATCCGAAAATGGAGAATACGCAATAACCGATACTCTCCAGCTTATGATTGACGAAGGAAAAGTCGTCACTTCAATCCCGACCGAATCCAAATGGCTGGATGCGGTTCATGCCTGGGACCTCCTGAAAGCAAACTCGACTGTATTAAACTCCTCCAGGAACCTTAAGCAAGAAGGAGAAATTGAAGAAGGGGTAATAATTCGCGGGAAGGTTGCAATCGGGAAAAACTCAAGAATCCGTGCCGGAACCTATATAGTAGGCCCGGTAGTTATCGGGGAAAACTGTGATATAGGACCTAATGTAGTAATTCTGCCCTCTACCACAATAGGAGACAATGTGTCCATAAGGTCCTTTACCGAAATCCAGAACAGCATCATAATGAACGACTGCAGGATTTCTTCCCACGGACAGATTTCTAATTGCATAATCGGTAGCAACAATACCCTTGGCCCGGGCTTTACTGCAGAGGAAAAAGAAAACCTTGAGATAAACATAAACTGCAAGATTCACACTGCTCCGAAGCTCGGTACCATACTTGGAGACGATAACCGGATAGGAGACAGGGTGCTTGTGAAAGCCGGCGTAATGATTGCTGTCAACTGTCAGGTAGAGTCTGGAAACACCATTTACAGAGACCTCCCCCGTGATTCGGTGGTCCTCTGA
- a CDS encoding calcium/sodium antiporter — MIFLFLLSLAMISKGSDWFIEAAVAISNKSGIPKMLIGATIVSFATTAPEFAVSATAAYLGHTDVTIGNAVGSVICNTGFVLGSIITVKAIPVKDDTFPIKSGLMLLSGIVLIIVSRDGNVNHLDGIILLLVFFAFLFHASKTQRVLFEDDEPGREKIKIKDIRKDIAFFVLGSFSVVIGSRILVDSGIKIAEWIGIPEVIIALTAVAIGTSLPELATAIASLRKGHQDLSIGNILGANTMDVAMVLGVSSQIRVLPVSEQLAKYDFPFMFFITLALVVFGITGKKLERWEGGAILGAYLFYVAGLFILYG; from the coding sequence TTGATCTTTCTCTTTCTGCTCAGCCTTGCCATGATAAGCAAAGGTTCGGACTGGTTTATTGAAGCTGCGGTTGCAATCTCAAACAAAAGCGGGATCCCGAAAATGCTTATAGGGGCTACGATCGTAAGTTTTGCAACCACAGCTCCGGAGTTTGCAGTTTCTGCAACAGCAGCTTATCTCGGGCATACGGATGTAACAATAGGAAATGCAGTCGGCTCGGTCATATGCAACACCGGGTTTGTACTGGGTTCGATTATCACTGTAAAAGCAATCCCCGTGAAGGACGATACCTTTCCCATTAAAAGCGGGCTTATGCTCCTTTCAGGAATTGTCCTCATCATAGTCAGCCGCGACGGAAATGTGAACCATCTCGACGGAATAATACTTCTGCTTGTGTTTTTTGCCTTCCTATTCCACGCTTCAAAGACCCAGCGTGTGTTATTCGAAGATGACGAGCCCGGAAGAGAAAAGATAAAGATCAAAGATATCCGGAAGGACATAGCTTTCTTCGTTCTCGGTTCCTTTTCCGTAGTTATAGGAAGCAGGATCCTGGTAGATTCCGGAATAAAGATAGCCGAATGGATAGGCATACCCGAAGTAATAATAGCCCTGACGGCGGTTGCAATAGGAACCTCCCTTCCCGAACTTGCAACTGCAATTGCCTCTCTCAGGAAAGGGCACCAGGACCTCTCCATAGGAAACATCCTTGGGGCAAACACAATGGACGTGGCCATGGTCCTCGGGGTGTCCTCCCAGATTCGCGTACTTCCTGTCTCGGAACAGCTTGCAAAATACGATTTTCCATTCATGTTCTTTATAACTCTCGCCCTTGTAGTCTTCGGAATAACGGGAAAAAAACTAGAAAGGTGGGAAGGAGGCGCGATTCTAGGAGCGTATCTGTTTTATGTAGCAGGGCTTTTTATCTTATACGGATAA